One Drosophila virilis strain 15010-1051.87 chromosome 5, Dvir_AGI_RSII-ME, whole genome shotgun sequence DNA window includes the following coding sequences:
- the cer gene encoding protein CTLA-2-beta — MSLVTDEEWAQFKTTHKKNYAGDEEQMRRSLYEKAKAKVEEHNKKFESGEVTWKMGINNMSDFTPDEYANRCGSRPSK; from the exons ATGTCGCTAGTAACTGACGAGGAATGGGCCCAGTTCAAG ACTACCCACAAAAAGAATTACGCCGGAGATGAAGAGCAAATGCGTCGTTCCCTCtacgaaaaagctaaagcAAAAGTAGAGGAGCATAACAAGAAATTTGAAAGCGGCGAGGTAACATGGAAAATGGGCATTAACAACATGTCGGACTTTACACCTGATGAGTACGCAAATAGGTGTGGCTCAAGACCATCCAAGTAA
- the LOC6625271 gene encoding facilitated trehalose transporter Tret1-2 homolog — protein MSSFWDRPFGQNQYIAAFFASLGALSVGATVGWSAPAQHDIMEKKIFGFAVTLSEYAWVCSVSSLGSSFMAMPAGPLANCMGRKLITLLMVPPFLAGWAILIFSKNLYMLIAGRFLQGFSCGCYFITIPMYCSEVAQVEVKGYLGNFFMIFFVLGIVYAYIMGSFFDFRYLNYGCAILPAIFLVTFIWMPESPVYYLLKNKKQKALRSLRWLRGSSFNAILEIDRMEQDILAMREDYANTCQRLQQTGTLKGLFICIVLMFFQHFCGSKAIITYAAFILIETDVSSQVTVELSTIFVGVAFFLSTIISLLECAGRRPLLIWSVFLVILNCALYAMYFNLKDNKVDYLDSLTWLPLSSMCCFTFFFGLGLGVLPFVIIRDLFRLHAEVVGSGIVWTIAHLFGFLSTKSFPITLEIFGMAISFWSFVAISCLSLLFVFFFVPETKGKTNEEIQSLLNSKIVQ, from the coding sequence ATGTCCAGTTTCTGGGACAGACCCTTTGgacaaaatcaatatatagCTGCATTTTTTGCATCACTTGGCGCACTAAGTGTAGGTGCCACGGTGGGCTGGTCAGCGCCGGCACAGCACGATattatggaaaaaaaaatatttggcttTGCAGTGACTCTTAGTGAATACGCTTGGGTATGCTCCGTGTCCAGTTTGGGGTCCAGCTTTATGGCAATGCCAGCAGGACCATTGGCCAATTGTATGGGCCGCAAGCTAATTACTTTGTTGATGGTACCACCATTTTTGGCAGGATGggcaattttaatattttcaaaaaatctgtACATGCTAATAGCAGGGCGCTTCTTGCAAGGATTCAGCTGTGGTTGCTATTTTATAACGATACCCATGTACTGTTCAGAAGTGGCCCAAGTTGAAGTAAAAGGATACCTTGGCAATTTCTTTATGATCTTCTTTGTGCTGGGCATcgtttatgcatatataatgggatcattttttgattttcgttATTTGAATTACGGTTGCGCCATATTGCCAGCAATATTTCTGGTGACCTTCATCTGGATGCCGGAGTCGCCAGTGTATTATTTGCTCAAGAATAAAAAGCAGAAGGCGTTACGATCGCTACGATGGTTGCGCGGAAGCAGTTTTAATGCTATTCTGGAAATTGATCGCATGGAGCAGGATATTTTAGCAATGCGGGAGGACTATGCAAATACCTGCCAAAGATTACAACAAACTGGAACATTAAAGggattatttatttgcatcgTACTAATGTTTTTCCAGCACTTTTGTGGCAGCAAGGCAATCATCACCTATGCCGCATTCATTCTCATTGAAACGGACGTGAGCTCCCAAGTGACTGTCGAGCTGTCCACTATTTTTGTGGGTGTAGCATTTTTTCTGTCTACCATAATTTCGCTGCTCGAATGTGCTGGTCGTCGGCCGTTGTTAATTTGGTCTGTGTTCTTAGTCATACTCAATTGTGCACTGTACGCAATGTACTTCAATCTTAAGGATAACAAAGTGGACTATTTGGATTCCCTGACCTGGCTGCCCCTGTCCAGCATGTGCTGCTTCACATTCTTCTttggcctgggcctgggcgtTCTGCCGTTTGTCATAATAAGGGATCTATTTCGGCTGCATGCTGAAGTTGTTGGCTCTGGCATTGTGTGGACCATTGCTCATTTATTTGGATTTCTCAGCACCAAAAGTTTTCCCATAACACTGGAAATCTTTGGCATGGCAATATCCTTTTGGTCTTTTGTAGCTATTTCATGTTTATCGTTGCTGTTTGTGTTCTTCTTTGTGCCCGAGACCAAGGGCAAGACAAATGAGGAAATTCAAAGTTTATTGAATTCTAAGATTGTACAATAA